A single genomic interval of Euwallacea similis isolate ESF13 chromosome 2, ESF131.1, whole genome shotgun sequence harbors:
- the LOC136418056 gene encoding uncharacterized protein — protein sequence MSVSDPLIKDIKGCVQQFLTLTNSNTPILDNNIYFLHFVQTIEKIFNNGLIRQQNTKFFDRTIDPYSWMSSITKDINITSNLTYKTCVDNSRDRRDTHTNCGRFRLLIKYCLSKKCLHIPVEVLVKSEYVSVFYTSDSILGDEILSEICLSVLRQLSKIPFELDLQNASFLDLSWCLPQVVAMELVPCKQLGIAVSFSNNKAVIVNVEPDGVAAENGVIKMGDVLDELNDIKINSNSKGRLSLIMRNNKRQPTRLRIVKAYDRSSGQLYGPIQNFLRDLKVDLDSVKKQYEENPNEPCGRQKHRHTRIYGYEVTYLATVDVGELGSVKQVQKALMILVDAHSLDIQSLRRTDKKACLEIGEIGLKIRDKESGKIILDHPYMKISSCGNIPVLPKVFGYCAGEQTCDISKTFFCYIFEATSLDDADLILQSIGQGFHRTHYAV from the exons ATGTCAGTCAGTGACCCGTTAATTAAGGATATTAAAG GCTGCGTCCAACAATTCCTGACCCTGACCAACAGCAACACACCCATATTAGATAACAACATTTACTTCCTTCACTTCGTCCAAACCATCGAGAAGATATTCAACAACGGTCTCATCAGACAACAAAACACCAAATTCTTCGACCGAACCATAGATCCTTATTCGTGGATGAGCAGCATCACCAAAGATATCAACATCACCTCAAACCTTACCTACAAAACTTGCGTAGATAATTCCAGGGATCGCCGAGATACTCACACCAATTGTGGAAGATTTAGGCTATTGATTAAATACTGCTTGTCTAAGAAGTGCTTACACATTCCCGTGGAGGTATTG GTAAAATCTGAGTACGTTTCAGTGTTTTACACTTCAGACTCTATACTGGGAGATGAAATACTCAGCGAGATATGCTTGTCTGTGTTGAGGCAGTTATCGAAAATACCCTTTGAGTTGGATCTGCAAAACGCCTCATTTCTTGACCTCAGCTGGTGTTTACCGCAGGTGGTGGCAATGGAGCTGGTGCCTTGCAAGCAGCTGGGAATTGCCGTGAG CTTTTCTAACAACAAGGCTGTGATAGTTAATGTGGAGCCCGATGGAGTTGCTGCAGAAAAT GGCGTTATAAAAATGGGAGACGTTTTGGACGAACTCAACGACATTAAGATAAACAGCAATTCCAAAGGGCGTCTAAGCCTCATTATGAGGAACAATAAACGGCAACCTACGAGACTGCGCATTGTAAAAGCTTATGACCGATCTTCGGGACAACTGTATGGACCAATTCAAAACTTTCTTCGAGATTTGAAAGTAGACCTGGACAGCGTGAAGAAGCAGTATGAGGAAAATCCTAATGAACCTTGCGGCCGTCAAAAGCATAGGCATACAAG GATTTATGGTTATGAAGTGACGTATTTAGCCACGGTAGATGTAGGAGAATTGGGCAGTGTAAAGCAAGTTCAAAAGGCTTTAATGATCCTAGTAGATGCTCATTCGCTTGACATCCAATCACTAAGGCGAACTGATAAGAAGGCGTGTCTGGAGATTGGAGAGATAGGCCTGAAAATTCGGGATAAAGAGAGTGGAAAA ATTATCTTAGATCATCcatatatgaaaatttcttcGTGCGGTAATATTCCGGTTCTACCGAAAGTTTTCGGTTACTGTGCTGG AGAGCAAACTTGTGATATTTCCAAAACCTTCTTTTGCTACATATTTGAAGCCACCTCCCTGGACGATGctgatttaattttacagaGTATTG GTCAAGGATTTCACAGGACTCATTATGCAGTGTGA